Proteins co-encoded in one Lysobacter solisilvae genomic window:
- the nusA gene encoding transcription termination factor NusA, translated as MSKELLLVVDAVANEKGVPREVIFEAIEAALASAAKKRYHEQDVLVRVAIDSKDGSYETFRRWEVVADDVVMESPDRQIRMMDAVDEAEGVELGDYIEEQIENPEFGRIAAQAAKQVIVQRVREAERAQVVDGWKDRVGELVTGVVKRAERGNIYVDLGGNAEAIIPKDKGIPRDVLRAGDRVRGYLFDVRTEPRGPQLFISRAAPEFMMELFKLEVPEVGQGLVSIKACARDPGDRAKIAVQAHDNRTDPIGACIGMRGSRVQAVSNELNGERVDIVLWSDNPAQFVINAMAPAEVQSIIVDEEKHSMDLAVAEDRLAQAIGKGGQNVRLASRLSGWQLNVMTQDQVTAKSEAEQTTARQLFMDKLEVDEEIAGILVTEGFNTVEEIAYVPVGELLAVEGFDEDIVEELRSRARDALLNEALAAEEEIDEHQPAADLLELDGMTEELAFTLASRGVVTRDDLADLATDELTDIEGMDEERARTLIMEARKHWFE; from the coding sequence ATGAGCAAGGAACTGTTGCTGGTCGTCGACGCGGTAGCCAACGAGAAGGGCGTGCCGCGTGAAGTGATCTTCGAGGCGATCGAGGCCGCGCTGGCGTCGGCGGCGAAGAAGCGCTACCACGAGCAGGATGTGCTGGTGCGCGTGGCGATCGACTCCAAGGACGGCAGCTATGAAACCTTCCGCCGCTGGGAAGTGGTGGCCGACGACGTGGTGATGGAGTCGCCCGACCGGCAGATCCGCATGATGGACGCCGTCGACGAGGCCGAAGGCGTCGAGCTGGGCGACTACATCGAAGAGCAGATCGAGAATCCCGAGTTCGGCCGCATCGCGGCGCAGGCCGCCAAGCAGGTCATCGTGCAGCGCGTGCGCGAGGCCGAGCGGGCGCAGGTCGTCGACGGCTGGAAGGACCGCGTCGGCGAACTGGTCACCGGCGTGGTCAAGCGCGCCGAGCGCGGCAACATCTACGTCGACCTGGGCGGCAATGCCGAGGCGATCATCCCCAAGGACAAGGGCATCCCGCGCGACGTCCTGCGCGCCGGCGACCGCGTCCGCGGTTACCTGTTCGACGTGCGCACCGAGCCGCGCGGCCCGCAGCTGTTCATCAGCCGCGCCGCCCCGGAATTCATGATGGAGCTGTTCAAGCTCGAAGTGCCGGAAGTCGGCCAGGGCCTGGTCTCGATCAAGGCCTGCGCGCGTGATCCGGGCGACCGGGCCAAGATCGCCGTCCAGGCGCACGACAACCGCACCGATCCGATCGGCGCCTGCATCGGCATGCGCGGCTCGCGCGTCCAGGCGGTGTCGAACGAACTCAATGGCGAGCGCGTGGACATCGTGCTCTGGTCGGACAACCCCGCGCAGTTCGTCATCAATGCGATGGCGCCGGCCGAGGTGCAGTCGATCATCGTCGACGAAGAGAAGCATTCGATGGACCTGGCTGTCGCCGAGGACCGTCTGGCCCAGGCGATCGGCAAGGGCGGCCAGAACGTGCGCCTGGCCAGCCGACTGTCGGGCTGGCAGCTCAACGTGATGACCCAGGACCAGGTGACCGCCAAGTCGGAGGCCGAGCAGACCACCGCCCGCCAGCTGTTCATGGACAAGCTGGAAGTCGACGAGGAAATCGCCGGCATCCTGGTGACCGAAGGCTTCAACACGGTCGAGGAAATCGCCTACGTGCCGGTCGGCGAACTGCTGGCCGTCGAGGGCTTCGACGAGGACATCGTCGAGGAACTGCGCTCGCGTGCCCGCGACGCCCTGCTCAACGAGGCCCTGGCCGCGGAAGAGGAGATCGACGAGCACCAGCCGGCCGCCGACCTGCTGGAACTGGACGGGATGACCGAGGAGCTGGCGTTCACGCTCGCCTCCCGCGGTGTGGTGACGCGCGACGACCTGGCCGACCTGGCCACGGACGAGCTCACCGACATCGAGGGCATGGACGAGGAACGCGCCCGCACGTTGATCATGGAAGCGCGCAAGCACTGGTTCGAATAA
- a CDS encoding FimV/HubP family polar landmark protein produces the protein MPALGDRVPAKGTGMRPVVKAIAGTVLALMAALASFSAAALGLGQIEVKSSLGQPLLAEIPIVTSDPTELEQLQAVLASPETFARIGMLPPTGVVADLRFTQALDARGNPIIRVTSVAPVTEPLLTFLVEVDWGQGRLVREYSALVDTPRTVSAPLQPSIQAPSVEAPAVIERPAAAPPPAAEDIAAEELPPEEVSADGAAPSDAPAPSPDAIAASPDIPPPPVATPVPSPVAPSPTEAGELQVRPGDTLSTIAGRVGQGGTLDQTMIALLRANPEAFIDGNINRLRAGAVLRAPGGDALNELDPRQASAIVNAQMQEWRDARRAVPQPALDAEPARPAAIRNTATPAAAGAAAPRVAGARLEIVPPGASDATRAGTQSGVSAGGEGAMLQQELVQTKETLAAREAEAQELKSRVAELEKLRQQQDQLIQMKDSELAAAQQRLAQAQSEQTQASLMPWVFAGVAALALGLLMAWVMRRRDQSAPKFRNPATVPAPAPSIADAFGPTVGAAAVAAEPERAPEPEPEPEPELVLEPDPVQPPPPVRKPEAPRTAVPAWHTGNTPAQQRPDPGAQAAYERIELAQAYLDVGDMASARQLLGEVVINGDHAARQQASRMLRELE, from the coding sequence TTGCCTGCACTGGGGGATAGAGTCCCGGCCAAGGGGACAGGCATGAGACCGGTCGTGAAAGCAATCGCGGGCACCGTATTGGCACTGATGGCGGCCCTGGCCAGCTTCAGCGCAGCCGCGCTCGGGCTGGGGCAGATCGAAGTCAAGTCCAGCCTCGGCCAGCCACTGCTGGCCGAGATTCCCATCGTCACCAGCGATCCGACCGAGCTCGAGCAGCTCCAGGCGGTCCTCGCCTCACCGGAAACCTTTGCCCGCATCGGCATGCTGCCGCCGACCGGCGTCGTGGCCGACCTGCGGTTCACGCAGGCGCTGGATGCCCGCGGCAATCCCATCATCCGCGTCACCAGCGTCGCGCCCGTCACCGAGCCGTTGCTGACCTTCCTGGTCGAGGTCGACTGGGGGCAGGGGCGGCTGGTGCGCGAGTACTCGGCGCTCGTGGATACGCCGCGCACCGTGTCCGCGCCGCTGCAGCCGAGCATCCAGGCCCCGTCCGTGGAAGCGCCGGCGGTGATCGAACGCCCGGCCGCCGCGCCGCCGCCCGCCGCCGAGGACATCGCGGCCGAGGAACTGCCACCGGAAGAGGTGTCCGCCGACGGCGCCGCCCCCTCCGATGCGCCCGCCCCGAGCCCCGACGCGATCGCCGCCAGCCCCGACATCCCGCCGCCTCCGGTGGCCACCCCGGTGCCGTCGCCGGTGGCGCCGTCGCCGACGGAAGCCGGCGAGTTGCAGGTGCGCCCCGGCGACACGCTCTCCACCATCGCAGGCCGGGTGGGGCAGGGCGGCACGCTCGACCAGACCATGATCGCGCTGCTGCGGGCCAACCCCGAGGCGTTCATCGACGGCAACATCAATCGCCTGCGGGCCGGCGCCGTGCTCCGCGCGCCCGGTGGCGATGCGCTCAACGAACTCGATCCGCGCCAGGCCAGCGCGATCGTCAATGCACAGATGCAGGAGTGGCGCGACGCGCGCCGCGCCGTGCCGCAGCCGGCGCTGGACGCCGAGCCGGCCCGTCCTGCGGCCATCCGCAATACCGCGACGCCGGCCGCCGCCGGTGCGGCCGCACCGCGCGTCGCGGGTGCGCGGCTGGAAATCGTTCCGCCAGGCGCCAGCGATGCGACCCGGGCGGGTACACAGTCCGGCGTCAGCGCCGGTGGCGAGGGGGCGATGCTTCAGCAGGAACTGGTCCAGACGAAAGAGACGCTCGCCGCACGCGAGGCGGAAGCGCAGGAACTGAAGAGCCGCGTCGCGGAACTTGAGAAGCTGCGGCAGCAGCAGGACCAGCTGATCCAGATGAAGGACAGCGAGCTGGCCGCCGCGCAGCAGCGCCTGGCTCAGGCCCAGAGCGAGCAGACCCAGGCCAGCCTGATGCCCTGGGTGTTCGCCGGCGTCGCCGCGCTCGCGCTGGGGCTGCTGATGGCCTGGGTGATGCGCCGTCGCGACCAGTCGGCCCCGAAGTTCCGCAACCCGGCCACCGTGCCCGCACCCGCGCCGTCCATCGCGGACGCGTTCGGTCCGACCGTGGGTGCCGCCGCGGTGGCCGCCGAACCGGAGCGTGCACCCGAACCGGAACCGGAACCGGAACCGGAACTGGTCCTCGAACCCGATCCCGTCCAGCCGCCGCCGCCGGTGCGCAAGCCCGAGGCGCCGCGCACGGCCGTCCCGGCCTGGCACACCGGCAACACGCCAGCCCAACAGCGGCCGGACCCCGGCGCGCAGGCCGCGTACGAACGCATCGAGCTGGCCCAGGCCTATCTCGACGTGGGCGACATGGCGAGCGCACGCCAGCTGCTGGGCGAAGTGGTCATCAATGGCGACCATGCCGCCCGCCAGCAGGCGTCGCGCATGCTCCGCGAGCTCGAATGA
- the prmB gene encoding 50S ribosomal protein L3 N(5)-glutamine methyltransferase, with protein MPTPVFEQVSIIDLIRYGGSRFNEAGLTFGHSYDNALDEATQLVLHALHLPHDLSPVYGASRVTGAEQAKVLELFQRRIDERIPAAYLTGEAWFAGLSFKSDARALVPRSPIAELITSGFEPWLGGREVERALDLCTGSGCIAIATAHYHPNWQVDGADINDDALALAAENKERLQATNVTLRKSDLFQGLQGEVYDLIVTNPPYVTHAETDALPREYSHEPELGLRAGDDGLDLALKILRDAPAHLSAQGLLICEVGEAEQALVALLPELPMAWVEFKVGQMGIFVVERSDLVEHHEKIKALADAR; from the coding sequence TTGCCTACGCCCGTCTTCGAGCAGGTCTCGATCATCGACCTGATCCGCTATGGCGGCAGCCGCTTCAACGAGGCCGGCCTGACCTTCGGCCACAGCTACGACAACGCGCTCGACGAGGCGACCCAGCTGGTGCTGCACGCGCTGCACCTGCCGCATGACCTCAGCCCCGTGTACGGGGCTTCGCGCGTCACCGGCGCCGAGCAGGCGAAGGTGCTGGAGCTGTTCCAGCGGCGCATCGACGAGCGGATCCCCGCCGCGTACCTCACCGGCGAGGCCTGGTTCGCGGGCCTGAGTTTCAAGAGCGATGCACGCGCCCTGGTGCCGCGCTCGCCGATCGCCGAACTGATCACCTCCGGCTTCGAGCCCTGGCTGGGCGGGCGCGAGGTCGAGCGTGCGCTGGACCTGTGCACCGGTTCGGGCTGCATCGCGATCGCCACCGCGCATTACCACCCGAACTGGCAGGTGGACGGCGCCGACATCAACGACGACGCCCTGGCGCTCGCGGCCGAGAACAAGGAACGCCTGCAGGCGACCAATGTCACGCTGCGCAAGTCCGACCTGTTCCAGGGCCTGCAGGGCGAGGTGTACGACCTGATCGTGACCAATCCGCCCTACGTCACCCACGCCGAGACCGACGCGCTGCCGCGCGAGTATTCGCACGAGCCCGAGCTGGGCCTGCGCGCGGGCGACGACGGCCTGGACCTGGCCCTGAAGATCCTGCGCGATGCCCCGGCCCACCTGAGCGCGCAGGGCCTGCTGATCTGCGAAGTGGGCGAGGCCGAGCAGGCGCTGGTGGCGCTGCTGCCCGAACTGCCGATGGCCTGGGTGGAGTTCAAGGTGGGGCAGATGGGGATCTTCGTCGTCGAGCGCAGCGACCTGGTCGAGCATCACGAGAAGATCAAGGCGCTCGCCGACGCCCGCTGA
- the rimP gene encoding ribosome maturation factor RimP produces MTDKAHEIAALLIPTVSSLGLELLGAEYLPSAGSAMLRLYIDVPADASGQAPRAVTIEDCEAVSREVSAQLDVEDPITSHYTLEVSSPGIDRPLFTAAQFARFTGESAKVALRLPQEGRRRFQARIVRVDGNEITFGVDAADGKATELVVRADNIDKARLVPDWAALGLSAEKPKPGRGPRKDKSKSNHKPAADKPSRAE; encoded by the coding sequence ATGACAGACAAGGCTCACGAAATCGCTGCGCTGCTGATCCCGACGGTTTCGTCGCTGGGATTGGAACTGCTCGGCGCCGAGTACCTGCCCTCGGCGGGCAGCGCGATGCTGCGCCTCTACATCGACGTGCCGGCCGACGCGTCGGGCCAGGCGCCGCGCGCCGTGACCATCGAGGACTGCGAAGCGGTCAGCCGGGAAGTATCGGCCCAGCTCGACGTCGAGGATCCGATCACCAGCCATTACACGCTGGAAGTCTCCTCGCCGGGCATCGACCGCCCGCTGTTCACCGCGGCCCAGTTCGCCCGGTTCACCGGGGAATCGGCCAAGGTCGCGCTGCGCCTGCCGCAGGAAGGCCGTCGCCGGTTCCAGGCGCGTATCGTGCGCGTGGACGGCAACGAGATCACGTTCGGCGTCGACGCCGCCGACGGCAAGGCGACCGAACTGGTCGTGCGCGCCGACAACATCGACAAGGCCCGGCTGGTTCCCGACTGGGCGGCCCTCGGCCTGAGCGCCGAAAAACCCAAGCCGGGCCGGGGCCCGCGCAAGGACAAGTCCAAATCCAACCACAAGCCGGCGGCCGACAAGCCGTCCCGTGCGGAGTAA
- a CDS encoding aspartate-semialdehyde dehydrogenase has protein sequence MSKTAYNVAVVGATGAVGETMLKILAERDFPIAKLHVLASARSAGGKVDFGARQLVVQDLATFDPTGVDFALFSAGGSVSREYAPKFAAAGAVVIDNSSVFRGDADVPLVVSEVNPEAARNRPRGIIANPNCSTMQLMVALAPIHRAVGIERINIATYQSVSGTGRKALEELGRQTAALLNFQDPQPEVYPVQIAFNVIPHGGDFLDNGYTSEEMKLVWETRKILGDDNIQVNATVVRVPVFYGHSEAVHIETREKITAAQARALLEKAPGVEVVDERVGGGYPTPVTHASGRDPAFVGRIREDISHPRGLDLWVVSDNIRKGAALNAVQLAELVIAQG, from the coding sequence ATGAGCAAGACCGCCTACAACGTTGCCGTCGTCGGTGCCACCGGCGCCGTCGGCGAGACCATGCTGAAGATCCTCGCCGAGCGCGACTTCCCCATCGCCAAGCTGCACGTGCTGGCCAGCGCGCGCTCGGCAGGCGGCAAGGTGGACTTCGGCGCGCGCCAGCTGGTCGTGCAGGACCTGGCCACGTTCGATCCCACCGGCGTGGATTTCGCACTGTTCTCCGCCGGCGGCAGCGTCTCGCGCGAATACGCGCCGAAGTTCGCCGCCGCGGGCGCCGTGGTGATCGACAACTCCTCGGTATTCCGGGGCGACGCGGACGTCCCGCTGGTGGTGTCCGAGGTCAACCCGGAAGCGGCGCGCAACCGTCCGCGCGGCATCATCGCCAACCCGAACTGCTCCACGATGCAGCTGATGGTCGCCCTGGCGCCCATCCACCGCGCGGTGGGCATCGAACGGATCAACATCGCGACCTACCAGTCGGTCTCGGGCACGGGCCGCAAGGCGCTGGAGGAACTGGGCCGCCAGACCGCGGCGCTGCTCAACTTCCAGGACCCGCAGCCGGAGGTGTACCCGGTGCAGATCGCCTTCAACGTCATCCCGCATGGCGGGGACTTCCTCGACAACGGCTACACCAGCGAGGAAATGAAGCTGGTGTGGGAGACGCGCAAGATCCTGGGCGACGACAACATCCAGGTGAATGCCACCGTCGTCCGCGTCCCCGTGTTCTATGGCCACTCCGAGGCCGTCCATATCGAGACCCGCGAGAAGATCACCGCGGCACAGGCGCGCGCGCTGCTGGAAAAGGCACCGGGCGTGGAAGTGGTGGACGAGCGCGTCGGCGGCGGGTATCCCACCCCGGTGACGCACGCCTCCGGGCGTGACCCGGCGTTCGTGGGGCGCATCCGCGAGGACATCTCGCATCCGCGCGGCCTCGACCTGTGGGTCGTCTCGGACAACATCCGCAAGGGCGCGGCCCTCAACGCAGTGCAGCTGGCCGAACTGGTCATCGCGCAGGGATGA
- a CDS encoding SCO family protein gives MNRTTVYVLVAALAAALGLWAAQGFFARPATPGHPPLKAARLFDPPRELPAFTLRQSDGTPLVSGELKGHWTIVFLGFTNCPDVCPTTLTQLRVAQKQWAPLPEATRPRVLFVSIDPERDTPDRIGEYTQAFHRDTLAATADVPALEAFVRSLSLVFAKVPAPEGTPADQYTMEHSASMAVLDPRGRLAGFISPPFEPADIAADFQTLTEAQP, from the coding sequence ATGAACCGCACCACCGTCTACGTCCTGGTCGCCGCGCTGGCCGCTGCGCTGGGTCTGTGGGCCGCCCAGGGTTTCTTCGCACGGCCGGCCACGCCGGGGCATCCGCCCCTGAAGGCCGCGCGCCTGTTCGATCCGCCGCGCGAACTGCCGGCCTTCACCCTGCGGCAATCCGACGGCACGCCGCTGGTGTCGGGCGAACTCAAGGGCCACTGGACCATCGTGTTCCTCGGCTTCACCAACTGCCCGGATGTCTGCCCGACCACGCTGACCCAGCTGCGCGTGGCCCAGAAGCAGTGGGCCCCGCTGCCGGAAGCCACCCGCCCTCGCGTGCTGTTCGTGTCCATCGACCCCGAACGCGACACCCCCGACCGCATCGGCGAATACACCCAGGCCTTCCATCGCGACACGCTCGCCGCGACCGCGGACGTTCCTGCGCTGGAAGCTTTCGTGCGCTCGCTCAGCCTGGTCTTCGCCAAGGTCCCGGCGCCGGAAGGCACGCCGGCCGACCAGTACACGATGGAGCACAGCGCCTCGATGGCCGTGCTCGATCCGCGCGGGCGCCTGGCCGGCTTCATCTCGCCTCCCTTCGAACCGGCC
- the trpB gene encoding tryptophan synthase subunit beta has product MSAPSSSASGTAPHAVADFHAYPDAAGHFGRFGGRFVAETLIGPLDELARAYDAARVDPAFIEAFDRDLAHYVGRPSPIYHAQRLSAHAGGARILLKREDLNHTGAHKINNTIGQALLASRMGKKRIIAETGAGQHGVASATVAARLGLECVVYMGATDIERQKINVYRMKLLGATVVPVTSGSATLKDALNEAMRDWVTHVQDTFYIIGTVAGPDPYPRMVRDFNAVVGREARAQMLAEHGRLPDAVTACVGGGSNAIGIFHAFLNDRDVRLVGAEAAGEGIASGRHAASLAAGRPGVLHGNRTYVLCDDDGQIIETHSVSAGLDYPGVGPEHAFLKDTGRAQYIGVTDEEALAAFHLLARTEGILPALESSHAIAQAIKLARDMPRDGIVLCNLSGRGDKDVHTIAGREGITF; this is encoded by the coding sequence ATGTCTGCCCCGTCCTCTTCCGCTTCCGGAACCGCGCCCCACGCGGTCGCCGACTTCCACGCCTATCCCGACGCCGCCGGCCACTTCGGCCGGTTCGGCGGGCGCTTCGTCGCCGAAACCCTCATTGGGCCGCTCGACGAACTGGCCCGGGCCTATGACGCCGCCCGCGTCGACCCCGCCTTCATCGAAGCCTTCGATCGCGACCTGGCCCATTACGTCGGCCGCCCCAGCCCGATCTACCACGCGCAGCGCCTGAGCGCGCACGCAGGCGGCGCGCGCATCCTGCTCAAGCGCGAGGACCTGAACCACACGGGCGCGCACAAGATCAACAACACCATCGGCCAGGCGCTGCTCGCCAGCCGCATGGGGAAGAAGCGGATCATCGCCGAGACCGGCGCGGGCCAGCACGGGGTGGCCAGTGCCACCGTCGCCGCGCGCCTGGGACTGGAATGCGTGGTGTACATGGGCGCGACCGACATCGAGCGCCAGAAGATCAACGTGTACCGGATGAAGCTGCTGGGCGCGACCGTGGTGCCCGTCACCAGCGGGTCGGCGACCCTGAAGGACGCGCTCAACGAGGCGATGCGCGACTGGGTCACCCACGTGCAGGACACTTTCTACATCATCGGCACCGTGGCCGGGCCCGACCCGTACCCCCGCATGGTCCGCGACTTCAACGCGGTGGTCGGCCGCGAGGCGCGGGCGCAGATGCTGGCCGAGCATGGCCGCCTGCCGGATGCGGTGACCGCCTGCGTCGGCGGCGGCAGCAACGCGATCGGCATCTTCCACGCCTTCCTCAACGACCGCGACGTGCGCCTGGTCGGCGCCGAAGCGGCCGGCGAGGGCATCGCCAGCGGCCGCCATGCCGCCTCGCTCGCCGCCGGGCGCCCGGGCGTGCTGCATGGCAATCGCACCTACGTGCTGTGCGACGACGACGGCCAGATCATCGAGACCCATTCCGTGTCGGCCGGCCTGGACTATCCGGGCGTGGGTCCCGAGCACGCGTTCCTCAAGGACACCGGCCGCGCTCAGTACATCGGCGTGACCGACGAGGAGGCGCTCGCGGCCTTCCACCTGCTGGCGCGAACCGAGGGAATACTGCCGGCACTGGAGTCCAGCCACGCCATCGCCCAGGCCATCAAGCTGGCCCGCGACATGCCGCGCGACGGCATCGTGCTGTGCAACCTGTCCGGGCGTGGCGACAAGGACGTGCACACCATCGCCGGGCGCGAGGGCATCACGTTCTAG
- a CDS encoding phosphoribosylanthranilate isomerase yields MKPGFFRTRIKICGMTRPGDVRLASELGVDGVGFIFARRSPRRVEPEEARAMRNAMAPFVDAVALFMDNPQAEVREIIRHVRPTLLQFHGSEEDSFCRSFGVPYLRSVAMGEPGAPSDQVLRTRYPGAAGFLFDSHVPGEQGGTGQRFDWSRIPRDLGKPWLLAGGLTPENVFEAICGTRPWGVDVASGVEVEPGVKDGDLMRRFVEETRRADCHSE; encoded by the coding sequence GTGAAGCCTGGTTTCTTTCGAACCCGAATCAAGATCTGCGGCATGACCCGACCCGGTGACGTGCGCCTGGCCAGCGAGCTGGGCGTGGACGGCGTGGGTTTCATCTTCGCCCGCCGCAGCCCGCGCCGCGTGGAACCCGAGGAAGCGCGCGCCATGCGCAACGCGATGGCGCCCTTCGTGGATGCCGTCGCCTTGTTCATGGACAACCCGCAGGCCGAGGTGCGCGAGATCATCCGCCATGTCCGGCCGACCCTGCTGCAGTTCCACGGCAGCGAGGAAGACAGCTTCTGCCGCAGCTTCGGCGTGCCCTACCTGCGGTCGGTCGCGATGGGCGAGCCGGGCGCGCCGAGCGACCAGGTGCTGCGCACGCGCTATCCCGGCGCCGCCGGCTTCCTGTTCGACAGCCATGTGCCCGGCGAGCAGGGCGGGACGGGGCAGCGCTTCGACTGGTCGAGGATTCCCCGTGACCTGGGCAAGCCCTGGCTGCTGGCCGGAGGCCTGACTCCGGAAAACGTGTTCGAGGCGATCTGCGGCACCCGCCCCTGGGGCGTGGACGTGGCCAGCGGCGTGGAGGTGGAACCCGGCGTCAAGGACGGCGACCTGATGCGCCGTTTCGTCGAGGAGACGCGGCGCGCCGACTGTCACAGCGAGTGA
- the truA gene encoding tRNA pseudouridine(38-40) synthase TruA: protein MGIEYDGSEFSGWQRLSKHGEPEREGEITLQGTLEAALSFVAGVPIETICAGRTDAGVHASGQVVHFDSPVRRDPRGWVLGTTSRLPPAMCVRWCVPAAADFHARFSARARRYRYRLLNHPVRPALQRQYLSWERRRLDADAMHRAGQALLGENDFSAFRTVHCQAPHARRDLQSLRVWRDEDVVTVEVQANAFLHHMVRNIVGSLLVVGRGEAPEAWIAELLAGRDRTVAGPTAPPQGLIFLGPLYPDQTCALSGLPKDVSL from the coding sequence ATGGGGATCGAGTACGACGGCTCGGAGTTCAGTGGCTGGCAGCGGCTCAGCAAGCACGGCGAGCCCGAACGGGAAGGCGAGATCACCCTGCAGGGCACCCTGGAGGCGGCCCTGTCCTTCGTGGCCGGCGTGCCGATCGAGACGATCTGTGCCGGTCGCACCGACGCGGGCGTCCACGCTAGCGGCCAGGTGGTCCACTTCGACAGCCCGGTCCGGCGCGATCCGCGGGGATGGGTGCTGGGCACGACCTCCAGGCTCCCGCCAGCGATGTGCGTGCGCTGGTGCGTCCCGGCCGCGGCGGATTTCCACGCGCGGTTCTCGGCCCGGGCACGGCGCTATCGCTATCGACTGCTCAACCATCCGGTGCGTCCGGCGCTCCAGCGCCAGTACCTGAGCTGGGAGCGCCGCCGCCTGGATGCCGACGCCATGCACCGTGCCGGCCAGGCGCTGCTCGGCGAAAACGACTTCTCCGCCTTCCGTACCGTGCACTGCCAGGCGCCCCATGCCCGGCGCGACCTGCAGTCCCTGCGGGTGTGGCGGGATGAGGACGTGGTGACGGTGGAGGTGCAGGCCAACGCCTTTCTTCACCACATGGTGCGCAACATTGTCGGAAGCTTGCTGGTGGTAGGGCGTGGGGAAGCGCCCGAGGCATGGATCGCCGAACTGCTGGCCGGCCGGGACCGGACTGTCGCCGGGCCCACCGCGCCACCCCAGGGGCTTATATTCCTGGGGCCGCTCTACCCCGATCAAACCTGTGCCCTGTCTGGACTGCCCAAGGACGTGAGCCTGTGA